Proteins from a genomic interval of Oceanispirochaeta crateris:
- the lon gene encoding endopeptidase La has product MRINKSQLSFRKEELPVIILPDTVIFPYTVAPFFLADAVSTRAVDEAMKGKRDIFLAFQKEEADSTIQKKHLYPTGTVAHILQVLKLPDGNSRLLVEGRSKGQILKLIKKKDILMIQYKSLVEHREIGRTLAIGMETLQETFYEYARKNKKITREIKTQVEQAQTPEKLIGLIASQMSIPTADKIGLLEMDSPGEKINKLTEVVQLEIEKSTLKQDISGRVRKKMEKTQKEYFLNEQLKEINKELGNSNQDDPSGAIELENRINSKGMPTDIHEKALKEVKRLTRLQPMSPESGVLRTYLEWLADLPWSEESDDRMNLARAAKVLDEDHYNLKKAKDRILDYIAVRQIREKLKGPILCFVGPPGTGKTSLGRSVARALNREFVRISLGGVRDEAEIRGHRKTYVGALPGKIIQSIKKAGTTNPVFLLDEIDKMSNDFRGDPSAALLEVLDPEQNSSFTDHYLEVPYDLSKVMFITTANSLHNVPRPLVDRMEVIEIPGYTEIEKLRIAKGFIIPKQMKENGMDSSNLNIGDDALQTIIRNYTMESGVRNLERQIGQVIRKITREAIDNYQKRPGGNNVHTARIHKYQDYFGTIENKADNLPDLSLLNLQVRGKDVINYLGNPPIQDEDSDRRDRPGLATGMAWTEVGGRVLPVEVSLLKGDGKLILTGKLGDVMKESAQIALSYLRANAEEFGIESNFQKEYDIHIHVPEGAIPKDGPSAGITITAALLSALKKTPLISSLAMTGEITLTDRLLPIGGVKEKVMAAHRNKCRIILLPEKNKKDQLDLPQEIRDDLRFIFSSSVKEALEQLFPEGTF; this is encoded by the coding sequence ATGAGAATAAACAAATCACAGCTTAGTTTTCGTAAAGAGGAGCTCCCTGTCATTATCCTTCCGGATACTGTCATATTTCCTTATACGGTAGCTCCCTTTTTCCTTGCAGATGCTGTGTCCACCAGAGCTGTGGATGAAGCAATGAAGGGGAAAAGGGATATTTTCCTTGCTTTTCAGAAAGAAGAAGCAGATTCAACCATCCAGAAAAAACATCTCTACCCCACCGGGACTGTAGCCCACATACTGCAGGTTCTTAAACTTCCTGATGGTAATTCCAGATTGCTGGTCGAAGGACGCAGTAAGGGACAGATTCTAAAATTAATCAAAAAAAAAGATATCCTGATGATCCAGTACAAAAGCCTTGTGGAGCACAGAGAGATTGGAAGAACTCTTGCTATCGGAATGGAAACACTCCAGGAAACTTTTTATGAATACGCACGCAAAAACAAAAAAATCACACGCGAAATAAAAACCCAGGTTGAACAAGCCCAAACACCTGAAAAGCTCATAGGCCTCATTGCATCCCAGATGTCCATTCCAACCGCAGATAAAATCGGGCTTCTTGAGATGGATAGTCCAGGGGAAAAAATCAACAAGCTTACTGAAGTCGTGCAGCTCGAGATTGAAAAGAGCACGCTGAAGCAGGACATATCCGGCCGAGTCCGTAAAAAAATGGAGAAGACCCAAAAAGAGTATTTCCTCAATGAACAACTCAAGGAAATTAACAAAGAACTGGGTAACTCAAACCAGGACGATCCCTCGGGAGCCATCGAACTTGAAAACCGGATTAACAGCAAGGGTATGCCCACAGACATCCATGAAAAAGCCCTGAAAGAGGTCAAACGCCTTACCCGCCTCCAGCCCATGAGTCCCGAGTCGGGTGTTCTAAGAACCTATCTTGAATGGCTTGCTGATCTCCCCTGGAGTGAAGAATCGGATGACCGAATGAATCTGGCCAGGGCAGCCAAGGTCCTGGATGAAGATCACTATAACTTAAAAAAAGCCAAAGACAGAATCCTTGACTACATTGCAGTAAGGCAGATTAGAGAAAAACTCAAAGGACCCATCCTCTGCTTTGTGGGTCCCCCGGGGACAGGAAAAACATCCCTGGGACGTTCTGTTGCCAGGGCCCTCAACCGAGAATTTGTAAGGATCTCCCTCGGGGGGGTCCGGGATGAAGCCGAAATTCGGGGGCACCGGAAAACATATGTTGGAGCACTGCCCGGTAAGATCATTCAATCAATTAAAAAAGCGGGGACTACAAATCCCGTTTTTCTTCTGGATGAAATAGATAAGATGAGTAATGATTTCAGGGGTGACCCCTCAGCAGCTCTTTTGGAAGTATTGGATCCTGAACAAAACAGCTCCTTTACCGATCACTACCTGGAAGTCCCCTATGACCTGTCCAAGGTTATGTTTATCACCACAGCGAACTCTCTTCACAATGTTCCCCGTCCCCTGGTTGATAGGATGGAAGTGATTGAAATTCCAGGATACACAGAAATAGAGAAACTACGCATAGCCAAGGGCTTTATCATTCCCAAACAGATGAAAGAAAACGGAATGGACTCAAGCAACCTGAATATCGGAGATGATGCCCTACAGACAATCATTCGAAATTACACCATGGAATCCGGAGTGAGAAACCTTGAACGCCAAATAGGACAAGTCATTCGCAAGATTACAAGGGAAGCCATAGACAATTACCAGAAGCGCCCCGGTGGAAACAACGTACACACGGCCAGGATTCACAAATATCAGGATTACTTCGGAACTATTGAAAATAAAGCTGACAACTTACCAGATCTTTCCCTGTTGAACCTGCAGGTACGCGGAAAGGACGTTATAAACTACCTTGGGAATCCTCCCATACAAGATGAGGATAGTGACAGGAGGGACCGTCCGGGTCTGGCAACCGGCATGGCCTGGACTGAGGTTGGCGGAAGAGTTCTCCCCGTGGAAGTGAGCCTCCTCAAAGGAGATGGCAAACTCATCCTCACTGGAAAACTAGGGGATGTCATGAAGGAGAGTGCCCAGATAGCCCTCTCTTACCTAAGAGCCAACGCAGAAGAATTCGGTATTGAATCCAACTTTCAGAAGGAATATGATATCCATATTCATGTGCCTGAAGGTGCCATACCAAAGGATGGACCTTCCGCGGGAATTACCATAACAGCAGCCCTGCTCTCAGCTCTTAAAAAGACGCCCCTGATTAGCTCGCTGGCCATGACCGGGGAAATAACACTCACCGACCGCTTACTCCCTATCGGAGGAGTGAAAGAGAAAGTTATGGCAGCCCACCGGAATAAGTGCCGAATCATACTGCTGCCAGAAAAAAATAAAAAAGATCAACTGGATCTGCCTCAGGAAATAAGGGATGATCTTCGTTTTATCTTCAGCTCTTCCGTCAAAGAGGCTCTGGAACAGCTCTTTCCGGAAGGGACATTTTAG
- a CDS encoding AAA family ATPase — protein sequence MDLFQSSPQNEPLAARMRPRNLDEYIGQDHIVGKGRLLRRAIKADQLSSLIFYGPPGTGKTTLARVIAGTTSSRFLSLNAVLSGVKQVREAIHEAQELRDIHGRRTILFVDEVHRWNKAQQDALLPWVENGTIILVGATTENPYFEVNSALVSRSRIFQLKQLQTEDLFGVARQAIADKERGYGRWNVIFDEGALEHLVKTADGDARSLLNSLQLAVETTPDSYPPPDNTEIRINLETAEESIQKKVVLYDKEGDYHYDTISAFIKSIRGSDPDAALYWMARMITAGEDPRFILRRMIISAAEDIGMADPQALVMVNAAAQAFDRVGLPEGQFHLTQAAIYLATAPKSNSTMAFFDAVQVVEEEAAREVPNHLRDPSRDKHGFGHGEGYNYPHAYRDHWVAQAYLPEGLKGRIFYQPASQGYEAEIQKEVISRRELQMAAMIDDSLENLTFSPGDKERNSWMRRTRGSAGRFLEEMRQKMFSLLMTERHHKILVWRENSGLLLWEAWRQVPEGGVCAWFQDQKNLNLCEHFLRSLPESERPVFFGGSSEQMFQDLEEIQKQYTRFEAILTRDWISRIPFSQWEKEWEALIKLCTTGSVILCSEPLPAQGSRLSDFLPEGEKDLESWLHIRKAELQVYNEAYPGLASQKSAVALLKKCGASSVEAELLKNSEERILSREQLTNWLNTEKEGSLGFRMMKSLGKENMKAYSEYCLNHLEGAHVNWQSVRVLLKAQF from the coding sequence ATGGATCTTTTTCAATCATCTCCCCAGAATGAACCACTCGCCGCCAGAATGCGCCCTCGGAATCTGGACGAATACATAGGTCAGGACCACATCGTCGGAAAAGGCCGTCTCCTCAGGCGAGCCATCAAAGCGGACCAGCTCTCATCTCTTATTTTTTACGGTCCTCCGGGAACAGGAAAAACGACTCTGGCCAGGGTCATAGCCGGAACAACAAGCAGCCGCTTTTTAAGCCTGAATGCGGTACTAAGCGGCGTGAAACAGGTCAGAGAAGCCATACATGAGGCTCAAGAACTGAGAGATATCCACGGAAGACGCACAATACTCTTTGTGGATGAAGTCCACCGCTGGAATAAGGCCCAACAGGATGCCCTCCTTCCCTGGGTAGAAAACGGAACGATTATCCTGGTGGGGGCCACCACTGAAAACCCGTATTTTGAAGTCAATTCCGCTCTTGTCAGCCGCAGCCGGATTTTCCAACTCAAACAACTGCAGACCGAAGATCTCTTCGGAGTAGCCAGACAGGCAATCGCCGATAAAGAGAGGGGATACGGACGATGGAATGTTATATTTGATGAGGGAGCCCTGGAACACCTGGTAAAAACAGCCGACGGGGACGCCCGGAGTCTTTTAAATTCTCTTCAACTTGCCGTAGAAACAACACCAGACTCCTACCCTCCCCCGGATAATACAGAAATTAGAATAAACCTTGAGACGGCTGAGGAAAGCATTCAAAAAAAAGTAGTCCTCTATGACAAAGAAGGAGACTACCACTATGACACCATCAGTGCATTTATAAAATCAATACGGGGCTCAGACCCTGATGCCGCCCTCTATTGGATGGCCAGAATGATCACGGCTGGTGAAGATCCCCGCTTCATCCTGAGAAGGATGATTATCTCTGCCGCAGAGGATATAGGCATGGCCGACCCCCAGGCCTTGGTCATGGTCAACGCTGCGGCTCAGGCCTTTGATAGAGTAGGACTTCCCGAAGGTCAGTTTCATTTAACCCAGGCGGCTATTTACCTGGCAACGGCACCTAAATCCAATTCGACCATGGCGTTTTTCGATGCGGTACAGGTCGTAGAAGAAGAGGCCGCCCGGGAAGTACCCAACCACCTGCGGGACCCCAGCAGAGACAAACACGGCTTTGGACACGGAGAGGGTTACAACTATCCCCATGCCTACAGAGATCACTGGGTGGCCCAGGCCTACCTTCCCGAGGGACTCAAGGGCAGAATCTTTTACCAGCCGGCATCGCAGGGTTATGAAGCGGAAATTCAAAAAGAAGTCATCAGCCGGAGAGAACTCCAAATGGCAGCCATGATAGACGACTCTCTCGAAAATCTCACGTTTTCTCCTGGTGATAAAGAGCGGAACTCATGGATGCGGCGAACCAGAGGCAGTGCGGGCCGATTTTTAGAAGAAATGCGTCAAAAGATGTTCAGCTTGCTCATGACGGAACGGCATCATAAAATTTTGGTTTGGCGGGAAAACAGCGGACTCCTACTGTGGGAAGCCTGGAGGCAGGTCCCGGAAGGGGGAGTCTGTGCATGGTTTCAAGATCAGAAAAACCTCAACCTCTGCGAACATTTCCTCCGCAGTCTTCCCGAATCAGAAAGGCCCGTGTTTTTTGGCGGCTCCTCTGAGCAAATGTTCCAGGATCTTGAAGAAATACAAAAACAATACACCCGGTTCGAAGCCATCCTGACAAGGGACTGGATTTCAAGGATTCCCTTCAGTCAATGGGAAAAAGAATGGGAAGCATTAATAAAACTCTGCACAACCGGGTCTGTCATCTTATGCAGTGAACCTCTTCCCGCACAAGGAAGCCGGCTCAGCGACTTTCTTCCAGAAGGTGAAAAGGATCTGGAATCATGGCTTCATATCCGCAAGGCAGAACTCCAGGTGTACAACGAGGCCTATCCCGGATTGGCATCCCAGAAATCGGCAGTTGCCTTGCTGAAAAAATGCGGAGCCTCCTCAGTCGAGGCAGAATTGCTGAAAAACAGTGAGGAAAGGATTCTCAGCAGGGAACAGCTTACAAACTGGTTAAATACAGAGAAGGAAGGCAGTCTAGGGTTCAGAATGATGAAATCCCTGGGAAAAGAGAATATGAAAGCATACAGTGAGTACTGCCTAAACCATCTCGAAGGCGCTCATGTGAATTGGCAGAGTGTCCGAGTACTGTTAAAGGCACAATTCTAA
- the tig gene encoding trigger factor, with product MITSKSVEKLENSAVKLSLTVGKEHAATEYNELLSTYTKEVQIKGFRKGKVPTSVIERKFGEGIRQEAAANLMDKALKAAMEDLEEKPLGYDYPEVQGEPVLNPDEDFTFELVYDTFPEVKFGEYKGIEIEEKQVKILKKHENIELEKIQEQNSVVMDKADETVADDNIVTIDYCEMNGKEEIVDTKREDFVFTVGTGYNLYKIDKQIIGMKKDEEKVISKKYKEDFENKDLAGRSVKLKVKVKAVKEKQLPDLDDELAQDVNEKFETLDDLRSDIKNQLKEKAEAKIKGEKVEQLMNKLVEESDIVLPLSMIKAEQENNWKNFLQQSQTQEEQMLQFLQMQGQTKEQMLEAWKENAIKSLKSQLIFNKIIEDEKIEATDEEMEAEIVKQAEMYNMPVEDLKKSFGEAGLKEYLSSDLKQKKVVDFLLDNAKIKKSADKVDYTDLMA from the coding sequence GTGATAACCAGTAAGAGTGTCGAAAAATTGGAAAACTCTGCCGTTAAACTTTCCCTGACTGTCGGAAAAGAACACGCAGCCACAGAGTACAACGAACTTCTGAGCACGTACACAAAAGAAGTACAGATTAAAGGATTCAGAAAAGGCAAAGTGCCTACTTCTGTCATTGAAAGAAAGTTTGGAGAAGGCATCCGACAGGAAGCCGCTGCCAACCTTATGGATAAGGCTCTCAAAGCTGCCATGGAAGATCTTGAAGAAAAACCTCTAGGGTATGATTATCCGGAAGTGCAGGGAGAACCTGTTCTCAACCCTGATGAAGATTTCACCTTTGAACTGGTTTATGACACATTCCCTGAAGTGAAGTTCGGAGAATACAAGGGAATCGAGATTGAAGAAAAACAGGTAAAGATCCTTAAAAAACATGAGAATATCGAACTGGAGAAAATCCAGGAACAGAATTCTGTAGTCATGGACAAAGCCGATGAAACAGTAGCCGATGACAATATTGTCACTATTGATTACTGCGAGATGAATGGCAAAGAAGAAATTGTAGATACAAAAAGAGAAGACTTCGTTTTCACAGTCGGTACGGGCTACAACCTGTATAAGATTGACAAACAGATCATCGGTATGAAGAAAGATGAAGAAAAGGTCATTTCTAAAAAATATAAAGAAGATTTCGAAAATAAAGACTTAGCCGGTCGATCAGTAAAATTGAAAGTGAAGGTAAAAGCTGTAAAAGAAAAACAGCTTCCCGATCTGGATGACGAACTGGCTCAGGATGTAAATGAAAAGTTTGAAACCCTGGATGACCTGAGAAGCGACATCAAAAATCAGCTGAAGGAAAAAGCTGAAGCGAAAATAAAGGGCGAAAAAGTAGAACAGCTCATGAACAAGCTGGTTGAAGAAAGTGACATTGTCCTTCCCCTTTCCATGATTAAGGCCGAACAGGAAAACAACTGGAAAAACTTTCTCCAGCAGTCCCAGACTCAGGAAGAGCAGATGCTTCAATTCCTGCAGATGCAGGGACAGACCAAAGAGCAGATGCTCGAGGCCTGGAAAGAGAATGCCATTAAAAGCTTGAAGTCTCAGCTGATTTTCAACAAGATTATTGAAGATGAAAAAATTGAAGCCACAGACGAAGAAATGGAAGCTGAAATTGTAAAACAGGCAGAAATGTACAACATGCCTGTGGAAGATCTCAAAAAATCATTTGGCGAAGCCGGCTTAAAAGAGTATCTTAGTAGTGATCTAAAACAGAAGAAGGTAGTTGATTTTCTGCTGGACAATGCTAAGATCAAAAAAAGTGCCGACAAGGTTGATTATACCGACCTGATGGCCTAA
- the clpP gene encoding ATP-dependent Clp endopeptidase proteolytic subunit ClpP: protein MHVQNNTLVPVVVERTGTGERSYDIYSRLLKDRIVFLDGEIHDVTADLVVAQLLFLESEDPEKDINLYINSPGGSVTAGLAIYDTMQHIKPDVQTICIGQAASMGAVLLAGGAQGKRYCLPSARVMIHQPWGGVQGQARDIGIQAREIIRLKKMLIQYFADNTGKGYEEIASDMERDFFMSAEESAQYGITDSILKR from the coding sequence ATGCATGTTCAGAATAACACCCTGGTACCTGTTGTTGTTGAGAGAACAGGAACAGGAGAACGGTCTTATGACATATATTCCCGCCTTCTAAAGGATAGAATTGTTTTTCTGGATGGTGAAATACACGATGTAACGGCTGACCTTGTGGTTGCTCAGCTTCTTTTCTTGGAGTCTGAAGACCCAGAAAAAGACATAAATCTATACATAAACAGCCCCGGTGGTTCAGTAACTGCCGGGCTGGCTATTTACGATACGATGCAGCACATAAAGCCGGACGTTCAAACCATCTGTATAGGACAGGCTGCTTCCATGGGAGCCGTACTCCTGGCAGGCGGTGCCCAAGGAAAAAGATATTGCCTACCCTCAGCACGTGTCATGATTCATCAGCCCTGGGGTGGTGTACAGGGTCAAGCCCGGGATATTGGCATTCAGGCCAGAGAAATCATCCGCCTCAAAAAGATGCTGATACAATATTTTGCAGACAATACGGGAAAAGGTTACGAAGAGATTGCTTCCGATATGGAACGTGACTTCTTCATGTCTGCAGAAGAGTCGGCCCAATATGGGATCACAGACAGCATTCTCAAGAGGTAA
- a CDS encoding TetR/AcrR family transcriptional regulator, giving the protein MKIEEKRRLKKIAIMEAALDVWFEDDYRTTSLSSLATHLKMTKQALYRYFKNKDDLLDSISDYVGSIEMLWFKEITQKLKTIPQNEKVRFFISDLSKNLTQGQRYLYFDSFNTLRLDQLSQGQNMEHLEEIRKSLNLPGKVLHLIILLCFFLWGWHDTQHLQKKRKNSQKIDLIMEIIEKGLATEQFRLSQKGSSFDENRNYMAFRDRIHKDNLVQAVTQVIRDKGFQGVTLELIAEKARISKSTLYNYFKNKDDMLTKTTNILVKEYMEYHSQLLSGRDNFEEKLLVHIEMQCALFPKNPQAFIIMKQFMSKDVFEKVDKPALQPGFLDFLKEGLEANKLKPILSAYEYQMIFSFFIFIERVVLKKEDEGPLTQELINWLRLLAYGIGQSKRTK; this is encoded by the coding sequence ATGAAAATTGAAGAAAAGCGAAGACTTAAAAAAATAGCCATTATGGAAGCGGCCCTGGATGTCTGGTTTGAGGATGATTATAGAACCACATCCTTGTCTTCCCTGGCGACTCATCTCAAAATGACAAAACAAGCCCTCTATAGGTATTTCAAAAACAAGGATGACCTATTGGATTCCATATCCGATTACGTGGGTTCCATCGAAATGTTATGGTTCAAAGAGATAACCCAGAAGCTGAAAACAATACCTCAGAATGAAAAAGTACGCTTCTTTATTTCCGATCTTTCCAAAAACCTGACTCAGGGGCAACGTTACCTTTATTTTGACAGTTTTAATACACTCCGCCTTGATCAATTATCTCAAGGACAAAATATGGAGCATCTTGAGGAGATCAGAAAGTCTCTGAATTTACCCGGAAAAGTCCTCCATCTGATCATACTACTCTGCTTTTTTCTTTGGGGATGGCATGACACACAGCATTTGCAGAAGAAAAGGAAGAATAGCCAAAAAATAGATCTGATTATGGAAATCATTGAGAAAGGCCTGGCCACGGAGCAATTCCGACTTTCTCAAAAGGGGAGCTCCTTTGACGAAAACCGGAATTATATGGCATTCCGGGACAGAATTCACAAGGACAATCTTGTTCAGGCCGTGACTCAAGTCATACGAGACAAGGGTTTCCAGGGTGTTACACTGGAATTGATTGCCGAAAAAGCCAGAATATCCAAGAGTACACTCTACAATTATTTCAAGAATAAAGACGACATGCTGACCAAAACAACAAATATACTTGTCAAAGAATACATGGAATATCATTCTCAACTCTTATCCGGTAGAGACAATTTTGAGGAGAAACTCCTGGTTCATATCGAGATGCAGTGTGCGCTTTTTCCCAAGAATCCACAGGCCTTTATCATCATGAAGCAATTTATGAGCAAAGATGTATTTGAAAAGGTAGACAAACCTGCCCTTCAGCCGGGATTTCTTGATTTTCTGAAAGAAGGATTAGAAGCAAATAAATTAAAACCCATCCTCTCTGCCTATGAGTATCAGATGATTTTTAGTTTTTTTATATTTATCGAACGGGTGGTTTTAAAGAAAGAGGACGAGGGTCCTCTGACACAGGAACTCATAAACTGGTTGCGTTTGCTGGCTTATGGTATAGGACAATCAAAAAGAACAAAGTAA
- the clpX gene encoding ATP-dependent Clp protease ATP-binding subunit ClpX — translation MARTKSKELKVCSFCGKHSDVAKKLIAGPGVYICDECVQVCNKIMSEEENISSDFVDDIPTPKEIKQYLDDYVIGQESAKRTLSVGVYNHYKRIMFKDKVSGDVELEKTNVLLIGPTGTGKTLLAKTLARKLKVPFAIADATTLTEAGYVGEDVENILLKLIQAAGNNIAAAERGIIYIDEIDKIARKGENVSITRDVSGEGVQQALLKIIEGSTASVPPQGGRKHPNQEMLKIDTSNILIICGGAFVGLDKIIESRVSQQPMGFGSDVRKTGDKNMAQLFKQMHPDDLVRFGLIPEFIGRLPIQVSLDTLKKEDLIRVLTEPRNSIIRQFEESLKLDDTELAFEEAAIDAIAEKALERKTGARGIRSIVETVLLDIMYDLPSMEGKKKVIVTRDVIKNDALPVILTDPDKIEAPWENALHENKQITA, via the coding sequence ATGGCTAGAACAAAAAGTAAAGAATTAAAAGTATGCTCCTTCTGCGGTAAACACTCCGATGTGGCCAAAAAATTGATTGCAGGCCCTGGAGTTTATATATGTGATGAGTGTGTACAGGTTTGTAATAAAATCATGTCTGAAGAAGAAAATATTTCTTCTGACTTTGTAGATGACATACCCACCCCCAAAGAAATCAAACAATACCTGGATGATTATGTCATTGGGCAGGAGTCTGCAAAGAGAACCCTCTCCGTTGGGGTTTACAACCATTACAAAAGAATCATGTTCAAAGACAAGGTTTCCGGCGATGTAGAGCTGGAGAAGACAAACGTCCTCCTCATTGGTCCTACAGGAACGGGTAAGACTCTTTTGGCTAAGACTCTCGCCAGAAAGCTGAAGGTTCCCTTCGCCATTGCCGATGCAACAACCCTGACCGAAGCTGGATATGTAGGAGAAGATGTTGAAAACATACTCCTGAAGTTGATCCAGGCAGCTGGTAACAACATTGCGGCAGCCGAAAGAGGGATCATCTATATTGATGAGATCGATAAAATCGCCCGTAAGGGTGAGAATGTGTCTATTACCAGAGACGTCTCAGGTGAGGGCGTTCAACAGGCTCTACTGAAAATCATCGAAGGTTCGACTGCGTCTGTCCCCCCCCAGGGTGGCAGAAAGCATCCTAATCAGGAAATGCTTAAAATAGACACATCCAACATCCTGATTATCTGTGGTGGAGCCTTTGTCGGCTTAGACAAGATCATTGAATCCAGAGTGAGTCAACAGCCCATGGGATTTGGTTCTGACGTTAGAAAAACAGGTGATAAGAATATGGCGCAGCTGTTCAAGCAGATGCACCCCGACGATCTTGTCCGCTTTGGTCTTATCCCTGAGTTTATTGGACGACTTCCCATCCAGGTCAGCCTGGATACTCTGAAGAAAGAAGATTTAATCAGAGTTCTCACAGAACCCAGAAACTCTATCATCAGACAGTTTGAGGAATCACTGAAACTGGATGACACAGAGCTTGCCTTTGAAGAGGCAGCCATAGATGCCATTGCGGAAAAAGCCCTGGAAAGAAAAACAGGTGCCCGTGGTATTCGTTCCATAGTCGAAACAGTTTTGTTGGATATTATGTATGATCTGCCTTCCATGGAGGGAAAAAAGAAGGTCATCGTCACCAGGGATGTCATTAAGAATGATGCGTTGCCTGTGATTCTCACAGATCCTGACAAAATTGAGGCACCATGGGAAAATGCACTTCATGAGAATAAACAAATCACAGCTTAG
- a CDS encoding DHH family phosphoesterase → MTFTPIPSSIQEGFSSYTDFILIGHEHPDADCLCSQLGLAALLRNLSKNVRLISKGPFTRPEIKEMEPLFESTWSYPNPHGTLLVLLDCSDISRTGFPEDELEAFDLMVIDHHASGSAEGKFRYIDAGSPSTTLLIQGLWDQYRMKPDAQTSHWLFFGFATDTGFFRHMEAGAGPVFNRVAEMAENGASPNAVYRQINGGRELNTRRLMGRILERARFYCHDKIIISWEKKEDRDELGIEDRDSDKLYQLLQSVAGCEAVALIREESPTLSIIGLRSNNSIDVGRIASRLGGGGHVKAAGCAVEADRETILQKLLDLFSEQI, encoded by the coding sequence ATGACATTTACTCCCATACCCTCCTCCATTCAGGAGGGTTTTTCATCATATACAGATTTTATACTCATAGGGCATGAACACCCCGATGCCGACTGCCTGTGCTCACAATTGGGACTGGCAGCTCTGCTTCGAAACTTGAGCAAGAACGTCCGGCTAATCTCCAAAGGACCTTTCACAAGGCCTGAAATCAAAGAAATGGAACCCCTCTTTGAATCGACCTGGTCCTACCCTAACCCTCATGGAACACTCCTCGTTCTCCTTGATTGTTCAGATATAAGCCGCACAGGTTTTCCAGAGGATGAGCTTGAAGCCTTTGATCTGATGGTCATCGACCATCATGCTTCTGGAAGTGCTGAAGGAAAATTCCGCTATATTGATGCGGGTAGTCCCTCAACAACCCTGTTGATTCAAGGATTGTGGGATCAATACCGGATGAAGCCTGATGCTCAGACGAGTCATTGGCTTTTTTTCGGTTTTGCGACAGACACAGGATTTTTCAGACACATGGAGGCCGGTGCTGGCCCAGTGTTCAACAGAGTGGCCGAGATGGCTGAAAATGGTGCCTCTCCCAATGCGGTGTACCGCCAGATCAATGGTGGACGCGAACTGAACACAAGACGTCTGATGGGCCGAATCCTGGAAAGGGCCCGTTTTTATTGCCATGATAAAATCATTATTTCCTGGGAAAAAAAAGAGGACAGAGACGAACTGGGAATAGAGGATAGAGATTCTGATAAACTGTACCAACTGCTCCAAAGCGTAGCAGGCTGTGAGGCCGTTGCACTGATCAGGGAGGAATCTCCTACACTGAGTATTATTGGACTCCGTTCAAATAACTCCATCGACGTGGGCCGTATAGCCTCCAGACTGGGAGGAGGCGGACATGTCAAGGCTGCGGGCTGTGCGGTCGAAGCCGACAGGGAAACGATACTTCAGAAATTGCTGGATCTATTTTCTGAACAAATCTAA